In Anguilla rostrata isolate EN2019 chromosome 1, ASM1855537v3, whole genome shotgun sequence, a genomic segment contains:
- the stk31 gene encoding serine/threonine kinase 31 isoform X3 — MDKSKSEPEKMELVGVTYVVDAITFWAQIYGALFSEDRCWYRCKVLQQTEDKFEVSYIDYGNTEAISRSALVELSEDLQTASLAKKYKFWGFHVSSDQDSPHFLQGKSFLHNLIFGKKLRIQKKSVCFDGTILVQAFQGNLDIGEEVLKMKFARLSLPGNRDGVHPSRVLQDPSALWPHRVLERGDLEMTASLGSMPKLRPAFSEQKPQAYKEKGTATPLQPANLLKKKMDQELVEENERLKAEKSSQQQSALLLERELRDTQAELQVHARANLVVLKESKEVEKLKEGNGILQQKTDSLQNQLKETRLALELAQQEAQKNAGEVEKLLETAVGDKLGKLAEKADLVRKVRESSPSSTVGDSLLQAIAIVMNNRISVPVAMEKLEVAWKEYSHAQEMVKACQMREELADLIERRNEMRCALVAAVDDYIQEVDGLPISERMDMLEHVAASLTAAFGAFAAEDAGEQAFDQFSEWKSQKQQESQTVRERTDLALQSLCSWFVDAGKFFCLSSKTLVCLSDVAVGLDALLKRAEQDLCKELEVSQTEQKDQDVQIVCGAFNRVMQEIQREQSLLCNIREKYLQNLQFKEELHQWQNNSPNADKLFLIKRSIRTLRSQLRWKLVEEGSLEEAEEQDLTEIMKKKEEIAETRNALFQEISQEKEEYRKLSVLAKGGFPELPLLYPEADILSYMNSEGLLVKSLDREVFDAEPMRELSARRPLLCTEYQGQRVILKGYAVDAEMEARVLEGATEYHRARTFSEERAGLLPLVALFLGKSDPLAYVMVPYFTGGSLKVVQKASPLTTSETAVVTRGVALGLQVLHGFGIIHGSLHPANVFVLNREQGVVGDFDFTKTAEQRAANSGMVAGSLSLVAPEVRQGQPPSLSCDMYSFGCLLLWLHFPEARYTLKTDGLTPDTSELKLDPKLNGLLSKLLVCSGRLTAPEVLSDNYFLEGGV, encoded by the exons ATGGATAAATCAAAATCCGAGCCTGAAAAAA tggAACTGGTTGGTGTGACTTATGTTGTGGACGCCATTACATTTTGGGCTCAG ATATATGGTGCACTTTTTTCTGAGGATCGTTGCTGGTACAGGTGTAAGGTCCTGCAGCAGACTGAGGACAAG TTCGAAGTGTCATACATCGATTATGGGAATACGGAGGCCATCAGCAGATCAGCTCTTGTGGAGCTCTCTGAGGACCTACAGACAGCCAGTCTGGCCAAGAAGTACAAGTTCTGGGGCTTTCATGTTTCTAGTGACCAAGATTCGCCACATTTCTTGCAG GGAAAGTCCTTCCTGCACAATTTGATATTTGGGAAAAAACTACGAATCCAGAAGAAGTCTGTGTGCTTTGACGGGACCATCCTGGTGCAGGCGTTCCAGGGGAACTTGGATATTGGTGAAGAGGTCCTGAAGATGAAGTTTGCGAGACTGAGTCTCCCTGGGAACAGGGACGGTGTACACCCTAGCCGGGTGCTGCAGGACCCCTCAGCTCTCTGGCCTCACCGTGTCCTGGAGAGGGGAGACCTCGAAATGACAGCCTCCCTAGGAAGCATGCCAAAACTGCGCCCCGCCTTCTCAGAGCAGAAGCCTCAGGCCTATAA GGAGAAGGGCACGGCCACGCCCCTTCAGCCCGCCAACCTGCTGAAGAAGAAGATGGACcaggagctggtggaggagaACGAGAGGCTGAAAGCAGAGAAGAGCTCCCAGCAGCAGAGTGCTCTTCTGCTGGAGAGGGAACTGAGGGACACTCAAGCAGAGCTGCAGGTACATGCT agaGCAAATTTAGTTGTACTGAAAGAGTCGAAGGAGGTAGAGAAACTGAAGGAGGGGAATGGCATCCTTCAGCAGAAAACAGACAGCCTTCAGAACCAGCTGAAAGAGACCAGGCTGGCACTGGAG TTGGCACAGCAGGAGGCCCAGAAGAACGCGGGGGAGGTAGAGAAGCTTTTGGAGACAGCAGTAGGGGATAAGCTGGGGAAACTCGCAGAGAAAGCGGATTTGGTGAGAAAAGTAAG agagagcagtccCAGCAGCACTGTGGGGGACAGTCTGCTACAGGCCATCGCCATTGTCATGAACAATAGAATCTCCGTCCCGGTTGCCATGGAGAAGTTGGAGGTGGCATGGAAAGAGTACAGTCATGCGCAGGAGATGGTGAAGGCCTGCCAGATG AGGGAGGAACTGGCAGACCTGATTGAGCGCAGGAACGAGATGCGCTGCGCCCTCGTGGCTGCCGTGGATGACTACATACAGGAAGTGGACGGGCTGCCAATCAGCGAGCGTATGGACATGCTCGAG CATGTGGCCGCTTCTCTGACTGCGGCGTTTGGCGCCTTCGCGGCGGAGGATGCTGGCGAGCAGGCGTTCGACCAGTTTTCAGAGTGGAAGAGTCAGAAGCAGCAGGAGAGCcagacagtgagggagagaacagaCCTGGCTCTCCAGTCCCTGTGCTCATGGTTCGTTGACGCGGGAAAG TTCTTCTGTTTGTCGAGCAAAACATTGGTGTGCCTGAGTGATGTCGCTGTGGGATTGGACGCCCTCCTGAAGAGGGCGGAGCAAGACTTGTGCAAGGAGCTGGAGGTGTCCCAGACC GAGCAGAAGGACCAGGACGTTCAGATTGTGTGCGGTGCGTTTAACAGAGTCATGCAGGAGATTCAGAGGGAGCAGAGCCTCCTGTGCAACATTCGGGAGAAATACCTGCAGAACCTACAG TTTAAGGAGGAGCTGCACCAGTGGCAGAACAACAGCCCGAACGCAGACAAACTCTTCCTCATCAAGAGGAGCATCAGGACCCTGAGGTCTCAGCTGCGCTGGAAGCTGGTAGAGGAGGGAAGCCTGGAGGAG GCCGAAGAGCAGGACCTgactgaaattatgaaaaagaaggaagagatTGCTGAGACTAGAAATGCCCTTTTTCAGGAGATAAGTCAAGAGAAGGAGGAATAT AGGAAGCTGAGTGTTCTGGCAAAGGGGGGCTTCCCTGAACTCCCACTGCTCTACCCCGAGGCAGACATACTCAGCTACATG AACTCTGAAGGTCTCCTGGTGAAGAGTCTGGACCGGGAAGTGTTTGACGCCGAGCCCATGAGGGAGCTGAGCGCGCGGAGACCACTGCTCTGCACTGAATACCAGGGTCAGAGGGTCATCCTGAAG GGGTACGCAGTTGACGCGGAGATGGAGGCGCGGGTGCTGGAGGGAGCGACAGAGTACCATCGAGCGAGAACTTTCAGCGAGGAGCGGGCTGGCCTACTCCCCCTGGTGGCCCTTTTCTTGGGAAAG tctgaCCCGCTGGCGTACGTGATGGTCCCCTATTTCACTGGTGGAAGCCTGAAGGTGGTGCAGAAGGCCAGCCCTTTGACTACCTCT GAGACGGCTGTGGTGACGAGGGGCGTGGCCCTGGGGCTGCAGGTGCTGCACGGGTTCGGCATCATCCACGGCTCGCTTCACCCCGCCAACGTGTTTGTGCTCAACCGAGAGCAGGGCGTGGTGGGCGACTTTGACTTCACCAAGACGGCC GAGCAGCGGGCTGCTAACAGTGGTATGGTGGCGGGCTCTCTCAGCTTGGTAGCCCCGGAGGTCCGACAGGGCCAGCCACCCTCTCTGAGCTGTGACATGTACTCCTTCGGCTGCCTCTTGCTCTGG CTTCACTTCCCAGAAGCCAGGTATACACTGAAAACAGATGGATTGACACCAGACACAAGTGAACTGAAACTg GACCCCAAGCTCAATGGCTTGTTGTCAAAGCTGCTGGTATGTTCCGGAAGGTTAACGGCACCTGAAGTCTTGTCTGATAACTATTTCCTGGAGGGTGGGGTCTGA
- the stk31 gene encoding serine/threonine kinase 31 isoform X1 produces MDKSKSEPEKMELVGVTYVVDAITFWAQNVSEDQAVEKMTNMLSEKCPVARRLMGNPSSQKIYGALFSEDRCWYRCKVLQQTEDKFEVSYIDYGNTEAISRSALVELSEDLQTASLAKKYKFWGFHVSSDQDSPHFLQGKSFLHNLIFGKKLRIQKKSVCFDGTILVQAFQGNLDIGEEVLKMKFARLSLPGNRDGVHPSRVLQDPSALWPHRVLERGDLEMTASLGSMPKLRPAFSEQKPQAYKEKGTATPLQPANLLKKKMDQELVEENERLKAEKSSQQQSALLLERELRDTQAELQVHARANLVVLKESKEVEKLKEGNGILQQKTDSLQNQLKETRLALELAQQEAQKNAGEVEKLLETAVGDKLGKLAEKADLVRKVRESSPSSTVGDSLLQAIAIVMNNRISVPVAMEKLEVAWKEYSHAQEMVKACQMREELADLIERRNEMRCALVAAVDDYIQEVDGLPISERMDMLEHVAASLTAAFGAFAAEDAGEQAFDQFSEWKSQKQQESQTVRERTDLALQSLCSWFVDAGKFFCLSSKTLVCLSDVAVGLDALLKRAEQDLCKELEVSQTEQKDQDVQIVCGAFNRVMQEIQREQSLLCNIREKYLQNLQFKEELHQWQNNSPNADKLFLIKRSIRTLRSQLRWKLVEEGSLEEAEEQDLTEIMKKKEEIAETRNALFQEISQEKEEYRKLSVLAKGGFPELPLLYPEADILSYMNSEGLLVKSLDREVFDAEPMRELSARRPLLCTEYQGQRVILKGYAVDAEMEARVLEGATEYHRARTFSEERAGLLPLVALFLGKSDPLAYVMVPYFTGGSLKVVQKASPLTTSETAVVTRGVALGLQVLHGFGIIHGSLHPANVFVLNREQGVVGDFDFTKTAEQRAANSGMVAGSLSLVAPEVRQGQPPSLSCDMYSFGCLLLWLHFPEARYTLKTDGLTPDTSELKLDPKLNGLLSKLLVCSGRLTAPEVLSDNYFLEGGV; encoded by the exons ATGGATAAATCAAAATCCGAGCCTGAAAAAA tggAACTGGTTGGTGTGACTTATGTTGTGGACGCCATTACATTTTGGGCTCAG AATGTGAGTGAGGACCAGGCAGTAGAGAAGATGACTAACATGTTGTCAGAAAAGTGTCCTGTTGCCAGAAGGCTGATGGGTAATCCCAGTTCCCAGAAG ATATATGGTGCACTTTTTTCTGAGGATCGTTGCTGGTACAGGTGTAAGGTCCTGCAGCAGACTGAGGACAAG TTCGAAGTGTCATACATCGATTATGGGAATACGGAGGCCATCAGCAGATCAGCTCTTGTGGAGCTCTCTGAGGACCTACAGACAGCCAGTCTGGCCAAGAAGTACAAGTTCTGGGGCTTTCATGTTTCTAGTGACCAAGATTCGCCACATTTCTTGCAG GGAAAGTCCTTCCTGCACAATTTGATATTTGGGAAAAAACTACGAATCCAGAAGAAGTCTGTGTGCTTTGACGGGACCATCCTGGTGCAGGCGTTCCAGGGGAACTTGGATATTGGTGAAGAGGTCCTGAAGATGAAGTTTGCGAGACTGAGTCTCCCTGGGAACAGGGACGGTGTACACCCTAGCCGGGTGCTGCAGGACCCCTCAGCTCTCTGGCCTCACCGTGTCCTGGAGAGGGGAGACCTCGAAATGACAGCCTCCCTAGGAAGCATGCCAAAACTGCGCCCCGCCTTCTCAGAGCAGAAGCCTCAGGCCTATAA GGAGAAGGGCACGGCCACGCCCCTTCAGCCCGCCAACCTGCTGAAGAAGAAGATGGACcaggagctggtggaggagaACGAGAGGCTGAAAGCAGAGAAGAGCTCCCAGCAGCAGAGTGCTCTTCTGCTGGAGAGGGAACTGAGGGACACTCAAGCAGAGCTGCAGGTACATGCT agaGCAAATTTAGTTGTACTGAAAGAGTCGAAGGAGGTAGAGAAACTGAAGGAGGGGAATGGCATCCTTCAGCAGAAAACAGACAGCCTTCAGAACCAGCTGAAAGAGACCAGGCTGGCACTGGAG TTGGCACAGCAGGAGGCCCAGAAGAACGCGGGGGAGGTAGAGAAGCTTTTGGAGACAGCAGTAGGGGATAAGCTGGGGAAACTCGCAGAGAAAGCGGATTTGGTGAGAAAAGTAAG agagagcagtccCAGCAGCACTGTGGGGGACAGTCTGCTACAGGCCATCGCCATTGTCATGAACAATAGAATCTCCGTCCCGGTTGCCATGGAGAAGTTGGAGGTGGCATGGAAAGAGTACAGTCATGCGCAGGAGATGGTGAAGGCCTGCCAGATG AGGGAGGAACTGGCAGACCTGATTGAGCGCAGGAACGAGATGCGCTGCGCCCTCGTGGCTGCCGTGGATGACTACATACAGGAAGTGGACGGGCTGCCAATCAGCGAGCGTATGGACATGCTCGAG CATGTGGCCGCTTCTCTGACTGCGGCGTTTGGCGCCTTCGCGGCGGAGGATGCTGGCGAGCAGGCGTTCGACCAGTTTTCAGAGTGGAAGAGTCAGAAGCAGCAGGAGAGCcagacagtgagggagagaacagaCCTGGCTCTCCAGTCCCTGTGCTCATGGTTCGTTGACGCGGGAAAG TTCTTCTGTTTGTCGAGCAAAACATTGGTGTGCCTGAGTGATGTCGCTGTGGGATTGGACGCCCTCCTGAAGAGGGCGGAGCAAGACTTGTGCAAGGAGCTGGAGGTGTCCCAGACC GAGCAGAAGGACCAGGACGTTCAGATTGTGTGCGGTGCGTTTAACAGAGTCATGCAGGAGATTCAGAGGGAGCAGAGCCTCCTGTGCAACATTCGGGAGAAATACCTGCAGAACCTACAG TTTAAGGAGGAGCTGCACCAGTGGCAGAACAACAGCCCGAACGCAGACAAACTCTTCCTCATCAAGAGGAGCATCAGGACCCTGAGGTCTCAGCTGCGCTGGAAGCTGGTAGAGGAGGGAAGCCTGGAGGAG GCCGAAGAGCAGGACCTgactgaaattatgaaaaagaaggaagagatTGCTGAGACTAGAAATGCCCTTTTTCAGGAGATAAGTCAAGAGAAGGAGGAATAT AGGAAGCTGAGTGTTCTGGCAAAGGGGGGCTTCCCTGAACTCCCACTGCTCTACCCCGAGGCAGACATACTCAGCTACATG AACTCTGAAGGTCTCCTGGTGAAGAGTCTGGACCGGGAAGTGTTTGACGCCGAGCCCATGAGGGAGCTGAGCGCGCGGAGACCACTGCTCTGCACTGAATACCAGGGTCAGAGGGTCATCCTGAAG GGGTACGCAGTTGACGCGGAGATGGAGGCGCGGGTGCTGGAGGGAGCGACAGAGTACCATCGAGCGAGAACTTTCAGCGAGGAGCGGGCTGGCCTACTCCCCCTGGTGGCCCTTTTCTTGGGAAAG tctgaCCCGCTGGCGTACGTGATGGTCCCCTATTTCACTGGTGGAAGCCTGAAGGTGGTGCAGAAGGCCAGCCCTTTGACTACCTCT GAGACGGCTGTGGTGACGAGGGGCGTGGCCCTGGGGCTGCAGGTGCTGCACGGGTTCGGCATCATCCACGGCTCGCTTCACCCCGCCAACGTGTTTGTGCTCAACCGAGAGCAGGGCGTGGTGGGCGACTTTGACTTCACCAAGACGGCC GAGCAGCGGGCTGCTAACAGTGGTATGGTGGCGGGCTCTCTCAGCTTGGTAGCCCCGGAGGTCCGACAGGGCCAGCCACCCTCTCTGAGCTGTGACATGTACTCCTTCGGCTGCCTCTTGCTCTGG CTTCACTTCCCAGAAGCCAGGTATACACTGAAAACAGATGGATTGACACCAGACACAAGTGAACTGAAACTg GACCCCAAGCTCAATGGCTTGTTGTCAAAGCTGCTGGTATGTTCCGGAAGGTTAACGGCACCTGAAGTCTTGTCTGATAACTATTTCCTGGAGGGTGGGGTCTGA
- the stk31 gene encoding serine/threonine kinase 31 isoform X2: MDKSKSEPEKMELVGVTYVVDAITFWAQNVSEDQAVEKMTNMLSEKCPVARRLMGNPSSQKIYGALFSEDRCWYRCKVLQQTEDKFEVSYIDYGNTEAISRSALVELSEDLQTASLAKKYKFWGFHVSSDQDSPHFLQGKSFLHNLIFGKKLRIQKKSVCFDGTILVQAFQGNLDIGEEVLKMKFARLSLPGNRDGVHPSRVLQDPSALWPHRVLERGDLEMTASLGSMPKLRPAFSEQKPQAYKEKGTATPLQPANLLKKKMDQELVEENERLKAEKSSQQQSALLLERELRDTQAELQRANLVVLKESKEVEKLKEGNGILQQKTDSLQNQLKETRLALELAQQEAQKNAGEVEKLLETAVGDKLGKLAEKADLVRKVRESSPSSTVGDSLLQAIAIVMNNRISVPVAMEKLEVAWKEYSHAQEMVKACQMREELADLIERRNEMRCALVAAVDDYIQEVDGLPISERMDMLEHVAASLTAAFGAFAAEDAGEQAFDQFSEWKSQKQQESQTVRERTDLALQSLCSWFVDAGKFFCLSSKTLVCLSDVAVGLDALLKRAEQDLCKELEVSQTEQKDQDVQIVCGAFNRVMQEIQREQSLLCNIREKYLQNLQFKEELHQWQNNSPNADKLFLIKRSIRTLRSQLRWKLVEEGSLEEAEEQDLTEIMKKKEEIAETRNALFQEISQEKEEYRKLSVLAKGGFPELPLLYPEADILSYMNSEGLLVKSLDREVFDAEPMRELSARRPLLCTEYQGQRVILKGYAVDAEMEARVLEGATEYHRARTFSEERAGLLPLVALFLGKSDPLAYVMVPYFTGGSLKVVQKASPLTTSETAVVTRGVALGLQVLHGFGIIHGSLHPANVFVLNREQGVVGDFDFTKTAEQRAANSGMVAGSLSLVAPEVRQGQPPSLSCDMYSFGCLLLWLHFPEARYTLKTDGLTPDTSELKLDPKLNGLLSKLLVCSGRLTAPEVLSDNYFLEGGV; the protein is encoded by the exons ATGGATAAATCAAAATCCGAGCCTGAAAAAA tggAACTGGTTGGTGTGACTTATGTTGTGGACGCCATTACATTTTGGGCTCAG AATGTGAGTGAGGACCAGGCAGTAGAGAAGATGACTAACATGTTGTCAGAAAAGTGTCCTGTTGCCAGAAGGCTGATGGGTAATCCCAGTTCCCAGAAG ATATATGGTGCACTTTTTTCTGAGGATCGTTGCTGGTACAGGTGTAAGGTCCTGCAGCAGACTGAGGACAAG TTCGAAGTGTCATACATCGATTATGGGAATACGGAGGCCATCAGCAGATCAGCTCTTGTGGAGCTCTCTGAGGACCTACAGACAGCCAGTCTGGCCAAGAAGTACAAGTTCTGGGGCTTTCATGTTTCTAGTGACCAAGATTCGCCACATTTCTTGCAG GGAAAGTCCTTCCTGCACAATTTGATATTTGGGAAAAAACTACGAATCCAGAAGAAGTCTGTGTGCTTTGACGGGACCATCCTGGTGCAGGCGTTCCAGGGGAACTTGGATATTGGTGAAGAGGTCCTGAAGATGAAGTTTGCGAGACTGAGTCTCCCTGGGAACAGGGACGGTGTACACCCTAGCCGGGTGCTGCAGGACCCCTCAGCTCTCTGGCCTCACCGTGTCCTGGAGAGGGGAGACCTCGAAATGACAGCCTCCCTAGGAAGCATGCCAAAACTGCGCCCCGCCTTCTCAGAGCAGAAGCCTCAGGCCTATAA GGAGAAGGGCACGGCCACGCCCCTTCAGCCCGCCAACCTGCTGAAGAAGAAGATGGACcaggagctggtggaggagaACGAGAGGCTGAAAGCAGAGAAGAGCTCCCAGCAGCAGAGTGCTCTTCTGCTGGAGAGGGAACTGAGGGACACTCAAGCAGAGCTGCAG agaGCAAATTTAGTTGTACTGAAAGAGTCGAAGGAGGTAGAGAAACTGAAGGAGGGGAATGGCATCCTTCAGCAGAAAACAGACAGCCTTCAGAACCAGCTGAAAGAGACCAGGCTGGCACTGGAG TTGGCACAGCAGGAGGCCCAGAAGAACGCGGGGGAGGTAGAGAAGCTTTTGGAGACAGCAGTAGGGGATAAGCTGGGGAAACTCGCAGAGAAAGCGGATTTGGTGAGAAAAGTAAG agagagcagtccCAGCAGCACTGTGGGGGACAGTCTGCTACAGGCCATCGCCATTGTCATGAACAATAGAATCTCCGTCCCGGTTGCCATGGAGAAGTTGGAGGTGGCATGGAAAGAGTACAGTCATGCGCAGGAGATGGTGAAGGCCTGCCAGATG AGGGAGGAACTGGCAGACCTGATTGAGCGCAGGAACGAGATGCGCTGCGCCCTCGTGGCTGCCGTGGATGACTACATACAGGAAGTGGACGGGCTGCCAATCAGCGAGCGTATGGACATGCTCGAG CATGTGGCCGCTTCTCTGACTGCGGCGTTTGGCGCCTTCGCGGCGGAGGATGCTGGCGAGCAGGCGTTCGACCAGTTTTCAGAGTGGAAGAGTCAGAAGCAGCAGGAGAGCcagacagtgagggagagaacagaCCTGGCTCTCCAGTCCCTGTGCTCATGGTTCGTTGACGCGGGAAAG TTCTTCTGTTTGTCGAGCAAAACATTGGTGTGCCTGAGTGATGTCGCTGTGGGATTGGACGCCCTCCTGAAGAGGGCGGAGCAAGACTTGTGCAAGGAGCTGGAGGTGTCCCAGACC GAGCAGAAGGACCAGGACGTTCAGATTGTGTGCGGTGCGTTTAACAGAGTCATGCAGGAGATTCAGAGGGAGCAGAGCCTCCTGTGCAACATTCGGGAGAAATACCTGCAGAACCTACAG TTTAAGGAGGAGCTGCACCAGTGGCAGAACAACAGCCCGAACGCAGACAAACTCTTCCTCATCAAGAGGAGCATCAGGACCCTGAGGTCTCAGCTGCGCTGGAAGCTGGTAGAGGAGGGAAGCCTGGAGGAG GCCGAAGAGCAGGACCTgactgaaattatgaaaaagaaggaagagatTGCTGAGACTAGAAATGCCCTTTTTCAGGAGATAAGTCAAGAGAAGGAGGAATAT AGGAAGCTGAGTGTTCTGGCAAAGGGGGGCTTCCCTGAACTCCCACTGCTCTACCCCGAGGCAGACATACTCAGCTACATG AACTCTGAAGGTCTCCTGGTGAAGAGTCTGGACCGGGAAGTGTTTGACGCCGAGCCCATGAGGGAGCTGAGCGCGCGGAGACCACTGCTCTGCACTGAATACCAGGGTCAGAGGGTCATCCTGAAG GGGTACGCAGTTGACGCGGAGATGGAGGCGCGGGTGCTGGAGGGAGCGACAGAGTACCATCGAGCGAGAACTTTCAGCGAGGAGCGGGCTGGCCTACTCCCCCTGGTGGCCCTTTTCTTGGGAAAG tctgaCCCGCTGGCGTACGTGATGGTCCCCTATTTCACTGGTGGAAGCCTGAAGGTGGTGCAGAAGGCCAGCCCTTTGACTACCTCT GAGACGGCTGTGGTGACGAGGGGCGTGGCCCTGGGGCTGCAGGTGCTGCACGGGTTCGGCATCATCCACGGCTCGCTTCACCCCGCCAACGTGTTTGTGCTCAACCGAGAGCAGGGCGTGGTGGGCGACTTTGACTTCACCAAGACGGCC GAGCAGCGGGCTGCTAACAGTGGTATGGTGGCGGGCTCTCTCAGCTTGGTAGCCCCGGAGGTCCGACAGGGCCAGCCACCCTCTCTGAGCTGTGACATGTACTCCTTCGGCTGCCTCTTGCTCTGG CTTCACTTCCCAGAAGCCAGGTATACACTGAAAACAGATGGATTGACACCAGACACAAGTGAACTGAAACTg GACCCCAAGCTCAATGGCTTGTTGTCAAAGCTGCTGGTATGTTCCGGAAGGTTAACGGCACCTGAAGTCTTGTCTGATAACTATTTCCTGGAGGGTGGGGTCTGA